Within the Salvia hispanica cultivar TCC Black 2014 chromosome 4, UniMelb_Shisp_WGS_1.0, whole genome shotgun sequence genome, the region GTCTATTTGGAACCTGCAGTCTTTGTAGGTACAAGCATAATAGAGCCCATTTGTATAAGCACGACAAATTCTACATGATATCCAATCTGTGAGCTTACCAACATTTCGAAGCATTAGTTTGTGATCATTGAGAGGGTGTGTTGGATGATTGAGGATCTCAAGTGGTAGGTTGAAGCAGGACAAGTGGAGAAAGTATTTGCATTCATCACAACTCATGTAACCACTCTCATACCCATCACCATCATCCGTTTGCTTCTTTTCATGTATAGCCAATGTGCACCCATCACATATTAATTCCGAACTTGGAATACTATCGaaatcttcatcatcatcttcttcttcttcttcttcttcttcttcttcttcatcctcttttttgtagtgatgatgagatgacgatgatgatgacgaCGACAAAAATGTAACAAAAGTTAGTAGATGAGGGTGATTGGAGAATTTATACTTGCCACCAATGTTGTGATTGTTATGATCACTAGGGACAAGAATTTGTCCACTTTCTCGCTTAACGAAAGGTACGATCATCTCCTCATACATGTCCTCTACTGTTATTGGGAAAATGGTTGATACCTCTTTCTCATCATCAATTGCATTTGCATTTTCATCATCAAACctggaagaaaataattgaaaagtgTTAATAAAACCCAAAATGTAAACATGCATATATTGACATGAGTAAATAGTGAGAAGTGTTACATGGAGTTGGCGCAGTTGATATGGACGACATAACTGCAGAGGTTGCAATGATAGACCCAACGTCTCAATAGCAAGGTTTTGTTGCATACAGCACACTCAAATTCATATTCGATGTACACAGTTGGAACACCAAAGGCGAGGGAGAGAGGGTGCGCAGGGTGATGATGAGGGAACTCCTTAGACGCAGGGAGGAGTGCGCAGCTCTCGTGTATCCAGTAGTCGCATATGTTGCAGGTGTAGGAGTCCCCTTTCTCAGTGGCACCGCAGGCATCGCATGGGAATGGGCACCACCTCGTTTTCTTGGAAAATCGTAGCTCATGTTGAGGATGGCTTGGGTGGTTCAATACTGGCTGCGCTGGATCCTTATCGTTAAGGCCCACCGCGCATCCCAAATGGATCTCGAATCCATCACAACTCCCTTGGCTACATTTGTAGCTAAGCCCCCAAACACTATTCCTTTTACAAATAGCACATTTTATGTGCATAAAAGAAAGATACAATGTGAGCGAGTGTGAAGGATGGACAGGATGCATAATCTCTCTCGGCATTTCCATGCATTCTTTGTGTAGCAACAACTCGAATCTACACAAGTGGCGGTTGCATCCATAAATTGCATCTTCGGGTAAAAAGTTTCTCCAACAACCAAAACACCGAGGGTAGTACATATGATCATGGTTCTGGGCTGAGTTGGAGATCAGACTCAGCGGGTGTTCATGATAGATATTAAGAAAACTCTCatcctccattttttttttctctctctcttaacaattttttttcctctttttatCACCAATCACACTGGAAAAGATAATACTCCGCTTTATAGGCATTGAatgtttattaaaatgatgCAAAAGTTTAGGTTATAAGGCATGCAACGCAAGTAAAGAATAACGCACAAAAGGTAAATTATATACTTGCTTCTACAAGTCACGCATTCTTTTACCCcttccgttccctcatagttgaggcgaaacttttcagCACGAAATTTTTTAAAGGAATGTTGAGTgtcttaaataaatagataaaaaagtaagaaaagaagaaaaaagtagagagaataacgtagaaaatgaataaagtagggacaaataaaataagaaagagaaaaatgtaacTACTAATATAGCCCTCAACCTTggaaatatagaaaaagtcaaaaaataattttgaaatttcctACTATAACGTGGCtttaaataacaaacaaaacatgTGTTATTAAGGACTATAGATAATATACCATTAATTCAAAACTTTGAGTAACTATTAATACAAAGAATCATGCGGCAACACAAGCTAacatattctctttttttttatgtaacaaaggtaaaaatgtaaaatcGGAGCACGAACaaagaatatataaaatgtatgTAGGACTtagtaaatagtagtagtatcaaTTCCGTCGAATTAAGTCACACATTCGTTTATTGATcctagaaaaatgaaaaagagataaaaaaatataatgagatATTGTTTTGTTATCGCAATCTTAAAACAACACGTTTACTTTTCTCATGTTTcatcaagaaaagaaaagtaaagggaaataaagaaaagtaaaagaaataaagaaaagaaaagtaaatgaaaagaattaaagagaaataaagaaaagtgaaagaaataaagacaaagaaaagtaaagagaaGGAAATGAAAATACTGTAAATCCATCACGAAATTAGAAGggtgatgcactatttattagcactaaaaatacttgcaagtatacaaGA harbors:
- the LOC125223643 gene encoding uncharacterized protein LOC125223643 isoform X1, giving the protein MEDESFLNIYHEHPLSLISNSAQNHDHMYYPRCFGCWRNFLPEDAIYGCNRHLCRFELLLHKECMEMPREIMHPVHPSHSLTLYLSFMHIKCAICKRNSVWGLSYKCSQGSCDGFEIHLGCAVGLNDKDPAQPVLNHPSHPQHELRFSKKTRWCPFPCDACGATEKGDSYTCNICDYWIHESCALLPASKEFPHHHPAHPLSLAFGVPTVYIEYEFECAVCNKTLLLRRWVYHCNLCSYVVHINCANSMFDDENANAIDDEKEVSTIFPITVEDMYEEMIVPFVKRESGQILVPSDHNNHNIGGKYKFSNHPHLLTFVTFLSSSSSSSSHHHYKKEDEEEEEEEEEEEDDDEDFDSIPSSELICDGCTLAIHEKKQTDDGDGYESGYMSCDECKYFLHLSCFNLPLEILNHPTHPLNDHKLMLRNVGKLTDWISCRICRAYTNGLYYACTYKDCRFQIDIKCASQPNTIKHAAHPRHNHLKLQLVTTVNIWPTLCAGCFEPGWDAVKYKCSSCRFSLCGRCVMLPARNKHRSEKHLLSLTYDAYVNRPGEFYCSSCEYQMINPRIWMYHCRDCDQSFHPKCFPATSGQYRNIKFGTQQYVISSIHDPRHRLSFQIITKKKRCDLCHGVCYANFDRYNRRIIHFLHGLFDGVGFQCESCFFVACKPCGVKHIEDARAI
- the LOC125223643 gene encoding uncharacterized protein LOC125223643 isoform X2 — translated: MEDESFLNIYHEHPLSLISNSAQNHDHMYYPRCFGCWRNFLPEDAIYGCNRHLCRFELLLHKECMEMPREIMHPVHPSHSLTLYLSFMHIKCAICKRNSVWGLSYKCSQGSCDGFEIHLGCAVGLNDKDPAQPVLNHPSHPQHELRFSKKTRWCPFPCDACGATEKGDSYTCNICDYWIHESCALLPASKEFPHHHPAHPLSLAFGVPTVYIEYEFECAVCNKTLLLRRWVYHCNLCSYVVHINCANSMFDDENANAIDDEKEVSTIFPITVEDMYEEMIVPFVKRESGQILVPSDHNNHNIGGKYKFSNHPHLLTFVTFLSSSSSSSSHHHYKKEDEEEEEEEEEEEDDDEDFDSIPSSELICDGCTLAIHEKKQTDDGDGYESGYMSCDECKYFLHLSCFNLPLEILNHPTHPLNDHKLMLRNVDCRFQIDIKCASQPNTIKHAAHPRHNHLKLQLVTTVNIWPTLCAGCFEPGWDAVKYKCSSCRFSLCGRCVMLPARNKHRSEKHLLSLTYDAYVNRPGEFYCSSCEYQMINPRIWMYHCRDCDQSFHPKCFPATSGQYRNIKFGTQQYVISSIHDPRHRLSFQIITKKKRCDLCHGVCYANFDRYNRRIIHFLHGLFDGVGFQCESCFFVACKPCGVKHIEDARAI